Proteins encoded together in one Chitinophaga sp. LS1 window:
- the nagA gene encoding N-acetylglucosamine-6-phosphate deacetylase: protein MLNAYSNCRIFTGDNWLEDHVVLSENGRITDIVSQKAIPAHATIHDLNGADLVPAFIDLQIYGGNGRYFPVLPDVESIKATYEYCKAGGAAYFMITIPTQSPEIILQSIAAVKEYWEQGGEGCLGLHLEGPYISPEKNGAHLPKYIKAPTSEDIDWILTHGAGIVKMMTVAPERWDPALINRLQEAGVLVSAGHSNGTYQQLYQSFDNGITTCTHLFNAMSQLQSRAPGMVGAIYDHPHVHASVVADGIHVDFNTIRISKKIMGNRLFLITDAVAGSHGEDYGFHWNTESGRYEDANGTLSGSALTMLEAVQNCIAQVGIAPQEALRMAAAYPAVVAGLSMELGRIAPGFRTAMLVLDERWALQQLILS, encoded by the coding sequence ATGCTGAATGCGTATAGCAATTGCAGGATATTCACTGGCGACAACTGGCTCGAAGACCATGTAGTACTTTCGGAAAACGGTAGGATCACTGATATTGTATCCCAAAAAGCAATTCCCGCCCACGCTACAATCCATGACCTGAACGGTGCTGACCTGGTACCCGCATTCATTGACTTACAGATTTACGGTGGCAATGGTCGTTATTTCCCTGTCTTACCGGATGTGGAATCTATCAAAGCGACGTATGAATATTGCAAAGCTGGTGGTGCAGCTTACTTTATGATCACCATTCCTACACAATCACCTGAAATTATTCTACAATCTATCGCTGCTGTAAAGGAATATTGGGAACAGGGAGGAGAAGGATGCTTAGGCCTACACCTGGAAGGTCCTTATATCAGCCCCGAGAAGAATGGAGCACACCTACCGAAATACATCAAAGCACCTACTTCAGAAGATATAGACTGGATATTAACACATGGCGCCGGTATCGTAAAAATGATGACAGTGGCGCCTGAGCGTTGGGACCCTGCACTCATCAACCGCCTGCAGGAAGCAGGAGTGCTGGTATCTGCAGGTCATAGCAATGGTACCTACCAACAGCTTTACCAGTCATTTGACAATGGTATTACTACCTGTACACATCTCTTCAATGCCATGTCTCAACTGCAAAGCAGGGCACCCGGTATGGTGGGGGCTATCTATGATCATCCGCATGTACATGCGAGTGTGGTAGCCGATGGTATACATGTAGACTTCAATACTATCCGCATCAGCAAGAAGATCATGGGCAACCGTCTGTTCCTGATCACCGACGCTGTAGCAGGTAGTCATGGAGAGGACTATGGATTTCATTGGAATACCGAAAGTGGTCGTTATGAAGATGCGAATGGCACCTTATCCGGTTCTGCACTCACCATGCTGGAAGCTGTACAGAACTGTATTGCACAGGTAGGTATTGCACCTCAGGAAGCTTTGCGAATGGCGGCAGCTTATCCTGCGGTAGTAGCAGGACTCTCTATGGAGCTGGGCCGCATCGCCCCTGGATTCCGCACAGCCATGCTGGTACTGGATGAAAGGTGGGCCTTACAGCAACTTATCTTATCTTAG
- a CDS encoding ArnT family glycosyltransferase yields MGILRYFTKNQYKNLFLLVWFLLCLIQAGYTELMDDEAYYWVYAHHLSWGYFDHPPMVAVLIKLGYGLFHNEFGVRIGMVILNLGTIIVTDKLIPRKDNRLFYLLLLVMGAMQLGGMLAVPDVPLIFFAALYFYIYRAFLEQQSWRNTFLLALSMALMFYSKYHGVLLVGFTVLSNLNLLRVFKFYIAVAITTILFFPHLYWQYTHNFPSLQYHLIERNASVYQLNFTIEYILGQILLFGPLAGWLVLYYAFVCPIQSAFERALKFCTIGVLVFFLFSTFKGRVEANWTVMLFTPVMVLAHQSVRRKRSIRRSLKVIQYLAPVTLVLVFVARVYLIWDFMPGVNIRPEIHHNREWAKALQEHAGGRPIVFLNSYQQPSKYMFYSDNGLGYSINSRYNRRSQYNYWETEKQLWGKQVEITYSTELIPVTDSFNTSKGLVKFHLQDPYYSYSLIQFKAAMQQVKVKPGATMGFLLQVDNGYHEAVPVDTANEAVVGYAFTQKDLEIPAVKTVLTISKAIERRIVRIEVQMPDKPGTYQLKFCVFAGVLPPTHNSQAVKVIVQ; encoded by the coding sequence ATGGGCATTCTACGCTACTTTACCAAGAATCAATATAAGAACCTTTTCCTGTTGGTCTGGTTCCTGCTTTGCTTGATACAGGCAGGTTATACAGAACTGATGGATGATGAAGCTTATTATTGGGTGTATGCCCATCACCTGAGCTGGGGGTACTTCGACCACCCGCCGATGGTCGCAGTGTTGATCAAACTGGGTTATGGCCTTTTTCACAATGAATTTGGTGTACGAATCGGCATGGTGATCCTGAACCTGGGGACCATTATCGTTACTGATAAACTTATTCCCCGCAAGGATAACCGCCTCTTTTACCTTTTGTTGCTGGTAATGGGCGCTATGCAGCTGGGTGGTATGCTGGCTGTGCCTGATGTGCCGTTGATCTTCTTTGCAGCATTATACTTTTACATCTACAGAGCGTTCCTCGAACAGCAAAGCTGGAGAAATACTTTCCTGCTGGCATTGAGTATGGCGCTGATGTTTTATAGCAAATACCATGGGGTATTGCTGGTAGGATTTACTGTGCTCTCTAACCTGAATCTCCTGCGGGTATTCAAGTTTTATATAGCTGTAGCCATCACTACGATCTTATTCTTTCCGCATTTATACTGGCAATACACACATAATTTTCCTTCCCTGCAGTATCACCTGATAGAAAGGAATGCCTCCGTTTATCAGCTGAATTTTACGATAGAATACATCCTTGGGCAGATCCTGTTATTTGGTCCGCTGGCAGGTTGGTTAGTGTTGTATTATGCTTTTGTATGTCCCATCCAGAGTGCTTTTGAAAGAGCGTTGAAGTTCTGTACAATCGGGGTGCTGGTGTTCTTCCTGTTCAGTACATTCAAGGGCAGGGTAGAGGCTAACTGGACAGTAATGTTGTTTACACCAGTGATGGTGTTGGCGCATCAGTCAGTAAGAAGAAAGAGATCTATTCGTCGTTCACTGAAAGTGATTCAATACCTGGCGCCTGTTACATTGGTACTTGTATTCGTTGCCCGTGTATACCTGATATGGGACTTCATGCCTGGTGTAAATATCCGTCCTGAAATACATCATAACAGGGAGTGGGCAAAGGCCTTGCAGGAACATGCCGGTGGCCGTCCGATCGTATTTTTGAATAGTTACCAGCAGCCTTCCAAATACATGTTTTATAGTGACAATGGTTTGGGGTATAGTATCAATAGCCGGTACAACCGCCGTAGTCAGTATAACTATTGGGAAACGGAAAAGCAGCTGTGGGGTAAACAGGTAGAAATTACCTACTCAACGGAGCTTATTCCGGTGACGGATAGTTTCAATACCTCAAAAGGATTGGTGAAATTCCATTTACAGGATCCTTATTATTCCTATTCGCTGATCCAGTTTAAAGCAGCTATGCAACAGGTGAAAGTAAAGCCAGGTGCAACTATGGGATTCCTGTTGCAGGTGGATAATGGGTATCATGAAGCTGTACCTGTAGATACAGCGAATGAAGCGGTAGTAGGGTATGCTTTTACGCAAAAAGATTTAGAAATACCTGCGGTAAAAACAGTGCTGACAATCAGTAAAGCAATAGAACGAAGAATAGTGAGAATAGAGGTACAAATGCCTGATAAACCAGGTACGTACCAGTTGAAATTCTGTGTATTTGCGGGCGTATTACCGCCCACACATAATAGCCAGGCAGTCAAAGTTATCGTCCAATAA
- a CDS encoding di-heme oxidoredictase family protein — MRIRKIYLAAALLASPSLLMMCTKPAPFSDEEYDPRLSGGAATVFDATSKAFGNVIPGLSSYDQHVHDLGDNSVDQTFVTAPATINSGLGPIFNNVSCRSCHHNDGKGSPTTGTVTSSMLMRLSIPGTDAHGGPLAVPGFGLQLQDLAVFGKTAEASVKITYTEQVFTYPDGTVTTLRKPTYTFVNPYTSLPVDLMVSPRMAPPFFGLGLLVNIPESTILSFADENDANGDGISGRPNYVYDSSQQKMMLGRFGMKANTATILTQAAAAYQQDMGITNRIFPQESTFGQPQMDNLNDDPELADSLLNSVEFYLLSLAVPARRNTTNTDIMAGEKLFAQVGCSNCHIPTIQTGVDVRYPYLSNQRIHPYTDLLLHDMGDGLADGRPDFRAGGSEWKTPALWGVGLFEKTNGTPFYLHDGRARTLEEAVLWHDGEAAKVKGKFTELTAGERGQVISFLKSL; from the coding sequence ATGCGGATAAGGAAGATCTATTTAGCAGCAGCTTTATTAGCCAGCCCTTCATTGCTGATGATGTGTACCAAACCGGCTCCCTTCAGCGATGAGGAATATGACCCGCGATTGAGCGGAGGCGCTGCTACCGTATTTGATGCGACCAGCAAAGCTTTTGGCAACGTCATACCTGGCCTGAGCAGCTATGACCAGCATGTACACGACCTGGGCGATAACAGCGTAGACCAGACATTCGTAACAGCACCGGCTACTATCAATAGTGGTTTAGGGCCTATCTTCAACAATGTGAGTTGTCGTAGCTGTCACCATAACGATGGAAAGGGAAGTCCTACCACAGGTACAGTGACATCCTCGATGCTGATGCGGTTGAGTATTCCTGGTACGGATGCACATGGAGGGCCGCTGGCGGTGCCGGGATTTGGTTTACAATTGCAGGATCTGGCAGTGTTCGGGAAGACAGCAGAAGCTTCTGTGAAGATCACCTATACTGAGCAGGTGTTTACATATCCCGATGGTACAGTTACTACGCTACGTAAACCCACTTATACTTTCGTCAATCCTTATACTTCACTACCTGTGGACCTGATGGTGTCGCCACGTATGGCGCCGCCTTTCTTTGGGTTGGGATTGCTGGTCAACATTCCTGAATCGACGATCCTATCTTTTGCAGATGAAAATGATGCAAATGGAGATGGTATAAGTGGAAGACCTAATTATGTATATGATTCTTCGCAACAAAAAATGATGTTAGGTCGGTTTGGGATGAAGGCGAATACCGCTACGATCCTTACACAAGCAGCGGCAGCGTATCAGCAGGATATGGGGATTACGAACAGGATCTTTCCACAGGAAAGTACGTTTGGACAACCACAGATGGATAACCTGAATGATGATCCGGAGCTGGCGGATTCGTTGCTGAATTCAGTGGAGTTTTATTTGTTGTCTCTGGCGGTGCCGGCCAGGAGGAATACAACCAATACAGATATCATGGCGGGTGAAAAGTTGTTTGCACAGGTGGGGTGTTCCAATTGTCATATTCCAACGATTCAAACTGGGGTGGATGTGCGGTATCCGTATTTAAGTAATCAGCGTATACATCCTTATACAGATCTGTTATTGCATGATATGGGTGATGGACTGGCGGATGGCAGACCGGATTTCAGAGCGGGTGGTAGTGAGTGGAAAACGCCGGCGCTGTGGGGTGTGGGGTTATTTGAGAAGACGAATGGGACGCCGTTTTATTTGCATGATGGAAGGGCGAGGACGTTGGAAGAGGCTGTGTTGTGGCATGATGGGGAGGCGGCGAAGGTGAAGGGGAAGTTTACTGAGTTGACGGCGGGGGAACGGGGACAGGTGATATCATTTTTAAAATCACTCTGA
- a CDS encoding imelysin family protein translates to MKKLVLLFTVGVFTILSCSKNSDNDTSTSDFAALEDSVIVNFVNKTAIPGYEDLLAKATTFNNVVTALNSSPTEANLTAAKTAWKDMRKTWEQCEGYLFGPVEDDNYDPNMDTWPVDYVQMDSLLNSSNALEIADIEGLATLSLRGYHPIEYILWGTDGNRAATDLTAREKKYITSLTIDLKNTCTKLRDSWITSGGNYSAKVMDAGIGAQPFPTKQSLFTAMAAALADICGEVGESKMKEPYDAQDPNIVESPFSGNSTTDFKNNIVGAYDVYMGTFLGSNGKSLHALVAAKNLSLDNKIQQQFQAAIGSFDAITMPYEKAIISQRGLCTTTMSNLVTLKGSIEDDLENFILTNIKD, encoded by the coding sequence ATGAAAAAACTTGTATTACTATTCACTGTAGGAGTCTTTACTATCCTGTCCTGTAGCAAAAACAGCGACAACGATACTTCTACCAGTGATTTTGCTGCCCTGGAAGATTCGGTGATTGTAAACTTTGTAAACAAAACGGCTATTCCAGGCTATGAAGACCTCCTGGCTAAAGCTACTACTTTCAACAATGTAGTAACTGCCCTCAACTCCTCACCTACCGAAGCGAATCTGACTGCTGCAAAGACAGCCTGGAAAGATATGCGTAAGACCTGGGAACAATGCGAAGGCTACCTGTTCGGCCCTGTTGAAGATGATAACTATGATCCAAATATGGATACATGGCCGGTTGACTATGTACAAATGGACTCTCTGCTCAATAGCTCCAATGCACTGGAAATAGCTGACATCGAAGGGCTGGCTACACTCTCTCTGAGAGGTTACCACCCGATTGAATATATTCTGTGGGGTACCGATGGTAATCGCGCTGCCACTGACCTGACTGCCCGTGAAAAGAAATACATTACCAGTTTGACTATAGACCTGAAAAATACCTGTACTAAACTGCGTGACAGCTGGATCACTTCGGGTGGTAATTACTCTGCAAAAGTAATGGATGCAGGTATAGGTGCGCAGCCATTCCCAACCAAGCAAAGCCTTTTTACCGCTATGGCAGCGGCTTTGGCAGACATCTGCGGAGAAGTAGGTGAGTCTAAAATGAAGGAGCCTTATGATGCACAGGATCCGAATATTGTAGAATCACCATTCAGCGGTAACTCAACGACTGACTTCAAGAACAATATTGTGGGTGCTTATGACGTATATATGGGAACCTTTCTGGGTAGCAATGGTAAAAGTCTCCATGCGCTGGTAGCAGCTAAAAACCTGAGCCTGGACAATAAGATACAGCAACAGTTCCAGGCAGCCATCGGTTCTTTTGATGCTATCACCATGCCTTATGAAAAAGCGATCATTAGCCAAAGAGGCTTATGCACAACCACCATGAGTAACCTGGTAACGCTGAAAGGCTCCATTGAAGACGATCTTGAGAATTTCATCCTCACTAATATCAAAGATTGA
- a CDS encoding ubiquinol-cytochrome c reductase iron-sulfur subunit, giving the protein MENNGRRTFLKDTCKICVLGAVSFSIADFLAACGTTQKGFKTTVDDRKVTVPLTLFDAGNAQIISPKNYEYEIAVQKSPDNTYQALLLRCTHQHNPLVPTGNGYLCSLHGSQYDKTGKVKKGPAEKPLPTLQTETTATNLIIYI; this is encoded by the coding sequence ATGGAAAACAATGGCAGAAGAACTTTTCTGAAAGATACCTGCAAGATCTGTGTACTGGGCGCTGTATCTTTTTCTATAGCTGACTTTCTGGCTGCCTGCGGCACCACACAGAAAGGGTTTAAAACTACTGTTGACGACCGTAAGGTCACTGTGCCCCTGACTCTCTTTGATGCAGGCAATGCACAAATCATCAGCCCCAAAAACTACGAATACGAAATAGCCGTACAAAAGAGCCCTGACAATACATATCAGGCTTTACTACTACGCTGTACACATCAGCACAATCCGCTCGTACCTACCGGCAACGGCTACCTGTGCAGCCTCCATGGCAGCCAGTATGATAAAACCGGTAAGGTCAAAAAAGGCCCTGCTGAAAAACCACTTCCTACGCTGCAAACGGAAACCACGGCTACCAATTTGATCATATATATATAA
- the thiL gene encoding thiamine-phosphate kinase, producing the protein MSEERTEINSLGEFGLIDLLTKNIEIQQASTVLGVGDDAAVIDHFGRQTVVSTDMLVEGIHFDLMYTPLKHLGYKSVTVNLSDIYAMNATPTHITVSIAFNNRFSVEALNEFYEGVYAACEKYGVDLIGGDTSNSQKGFIISVTAIGEVAPDQFVRRSTAQKGDLLCVSGDLGAAFLGLTLLEREKKIYLESPQLQPDLEDQTYIIGRQLKPEARKNIVEWLEKNDIKPTAMMDVSDGLSSEILHICKQSNLGVVLYEEKIPIAQESKEMALKFGMDPTACALSGGEDYELLFTMKQEDYDKIVLSEEISVIGYMADISEGAHILTKGGNKFKLVAQGWNAFKQ; encoded by the coding sequence ATGAGTGAAGAAAGAACCGAGATAAACTCGTTAGGCGAATTTGGCCTGATCGATCTCCTGACTAAAAATATTGAAATCCAGCAGGCCAGTACTGTACTGGGTGTGGGTGACGATGCTGCCGTGATAGATCACTTTGGCCGTCAGACAGTGGTATCTACCGACATGCTGGTGGAAGGTATTCACTTTGACCTGATGTATACCCCGCTCAAGCACCTGGGATACAAGTCTGTAACGGTGAACCTCTCCGACATATATGCCATGAATGCAACGCCTACCCATATTACGGTGAGCATTGCCTTCAATAATCGTTTTTCGGTGGAGGCACTGAATGAGTTTTACGAAGGTGTATATGCCGCCTGTGAGAAATATGGTGTGGACCTGATTGGAGGTGATACTTCCAACTCTCAGAAAGGGTTTATCATCAGCGTAACAGCTATTGGTGAGGTAGCACCTGACCAGTTTGTGAGGCGCTCCACTGCCCAAAAAGGCGACCTGCTATGCGTATCCGGCGATCTGGGTGCTGCATTCCTGGGTCTCACCCTGCTGGAAAGAGAGAAGAAGATCTACCTGGAAAGTCCGCAGTTGCAGCCCGACCTGGAAGACCAGACCTATATCATAGGCCGTCAGCTGAAACCAGAAGCAAGAAAGAATATCGTCGAGTGGCTGGAGAAGAACGACATCAAGCCTACAGCTATGATGGATGTAAGTGATGGGCTGAGCTCTGAAATCCTGCATATCTGTAAGCAGTCTAACCTGGGCGTGGTGCTGTACGAAGAGAAGATCCCGATTGCACAGGAGAGTAAGGAAATGGCGCTGAAGTTTGGGATGGATCCAACCGCATGTGCATTGAGTGGTGGCGAAGACTATGAGCTGCTGTTTACCATGAAGCAGGAAGACTATGATAAGATCGTATTGTCCGAAGAAATCAGTGTGATCGGGTATATGGCAGATATCAGCGAAGGAGCACACATCCTTACGAAAGGTGGAAATAAGTTTAAGTTGGTAGCGCAGGGATGGAATGCGTTCAAGCAATAA
- a CDS encoding inositol monophosphatase family protein, producing MLKETLLKATQAGGQVLQHYFNGAFQISSKSTINDLVTEADKGAETAIFKVIQDTYPDHFILSEESGELVTTSNTKWIIDPLDGTVNFAHGIPICCVSIGVEVDGEMVLGAVYNPFLNEFYFAEKGKGATRNDKPIHVSAKTDLGSACMATGFPYQWEGGENDPVDIFAYFVKRGQAVRRLGSAAIDLCWVADGRFDGYYEHTLNAWDAAAGFLIVEEAGGKVTDFKGNRYSPYQRTLIATNGNIHQQLVDVVNGKF from the coding sequence ATGTTAAAAGAAACCCTTCTCAAGGCAACACAGGCTGGCGGACAAGTTTTACAGCATTATTTCAACGGGGCTTTTCAGATCAGCAGCAAAAGTACCATCAATGACCTGGTAACGGAAGCGGATAAAGGGGCAGAAACTGCCATCTTCAAGGTCATCCAGGATACTTACCCTGACCATTTTATCCTCAGTGAGGAGTCGGGTGAACTGGTAACCACCTCTAACACCAAATGGATTATTGATCCACTGGATGGTACAGTGAACTTTGCTCATGGTATTCCTATCTGCTGCGTAAGCATTGGGGTGGAGGTAGATGGAGAAATGGTACTGGGAGCTGTGTACAATCCCTTCCTGAATGAATTCTACTTTGCAGAAAAAGGGAAAGGGGCTACGCGGAACGACAAGCCTATTCACGTATCTGCGAAGACAGATCTGGGTAGTGCCTGCATGGCAACGGGTTTCCCTTACCAGTGGGAAGGTGGTGAAAATGATCCGGTAGATATTTTTGCTTACTTCGTAAAGAGAGGACAGGCAGTGCGCCGCCTCGGCTCTGCCGCGATTGACCTGTGCTGGGTAGCTGACGGTCGCTTTGACGGCTATTATGAGCATACACTGAATGCCTGGGATGCTGCTGCCGGCTTCCTTATCGTGGAAGAAGCAGGTGGTAAAGTAACCGATTTTAAAGGCAATAGATACTCACCTTACCAGCGCACGCTGATTGCCACCAATGGCAATATTCATCAGCAACTGGTAGATGTCGTTAATGGAAAATTCTGA
- a CDS encoding GH3 family domain-containing protein, with protein sequence MAILGNLISRSLRIRKKFTFKLGTPRQYQLQVLYRLLTKAKDTQFGQHYNFQDILNSPNIIANYRSTVPVHNYNKMHADWWYKCLEGEANVSWPEKIKYFALSSGTSESASKHIPVTRDMLRNVKKVGVKQLYSMANFDIPPKSFSKGILMLGGTTALYEKGDYYEGDMSGIQAKNIPRWFRRFYKPGGNISKKPNWEQRIKLIVRKAPQWDVGTVCGVPAWVQIVLAEIIKYHGVKNIHEIWPNLAVYIHGGVSFEPYRDSFQKLLGKPINFIETYMASEGSFGFQARPNVRGIKLVLNAGIFYEFIPFTEENFTSDGEVKPNPKSYMIHEVVEDVEYAVMLSTCAGAWRYLIGDVVKFTSVKEHEIIIVGRTKQFLSLCGEHMSIDNMNNAIDAVQKKLGITVNEFTVAGFPHENLFAHRWFIGTDDVNVDSNRVREIIDQTLSEVNDDYAVERTSALKEIFVEILPKDVFIDYLRVKGKEGAMNKFPRVMKGDKLKDWENFLASRLKSV encoded by the coding sequence ATGGCCATTTTAGGTAATCTTATATCCAGGTCACTGCGCATCAGGAAGAAGTTCACATTCAAGTTAGGTACGCCACGCCAGTATCAGTTACAGGTATTGTACCGGCTACTTACGAAAGCTAAGGATACGCAGTTCGGTCAGCATTACAACTTCCAGGACATACTCAATAGCCCGAATATCATCGCTAATTATCGTTCCACTGTACCCGTACACAACTATAACAAGATGCATGCGGATTGGTGGTATAAGTGTCTGGAAGGAGAGGCTAATGTAAGCTGGCCTGAGAAGATCAAATATTTCGCCCTCAGTTCGGGAACTTCCGAATCTGCGAGCAAGCACATACCTGTTACCCGCGATATGCTGCGTAACGTGAAGAAGGTGGGTGTTAAGCAGCTGTATTCTATGGCTAACTTCGACATTCCTCCTAAATCGTTCTCCAAAGGGATCCTCATGCTGGGTGGTACGACTGCCCTATACGAAAAAGGGGATTACTATGAAGGAGATATGAGTGGTATTCAGGCAAAGAATATCCCCCGTTGGTTCAGACGTTTCTACAAACCAGGCGGGAACATTTCCAAAAAGCCAAACTGGGAACAGCGTATCAAGCTTATTGTGCGCAAGGCGCCACAGTGGGATGTAGGTACGGTATGTGGGGTGCCTGCCTGGGTACAGATTGTACTGGCAGAGATCATCAAGTACCACGGGGTAAAGAACATCCATGAGATCTGGCCAAACCTGGCTGTGTACATCCATGGAGGCGTTAGCTTCGAGCCTTACCGTGACAGTTTCCAGAAACTGCTGGGTAAACCGATCAATTTCATTGAAACATATATGGCTTCGGAAGGCTCCTTCGGCTTCCAGGCCCGTCCGAATGTAAGGGGCATTAAACTGGTCCTGAATGCGGGCATCTTCTACGAATTCATTCCATTTACAGAAGAGAACTTTACCAGCGATGGCGAAGTAAAACCAAATCCTAAGTCTTACATGATCCATGAGGTGGTGGAAGATGTGGAGTATGCGGTGATGCTGTCGACCTGTGCCGGTGCATGGCGCTACCTGATTGGTGACGTTGTGAAGTTTACTTCCGTAAAAGAACATGAAATCATCATTGTAGGTCGTACCAAGCAGTTCCTGAGCCTCTGTGGCGAACACATGAGTATCGATAACATGAACAATGCGATCGATGCCGTGCAGAAGAAGCTGGGTATAACTGTCAATGAATTTACCGTAGCAGGTTTCCCACATGAGAACCTGTTTGCTCACCGCTGGTTTATCGGTACGGACGATGTGAATGTAGACAGTAACCGTGTCCGTGAGATCATTGACCAGACCCTGAGCGAGGTAAATGACGATTATGCAGTAGAACGTACCTCTGCACTGAAGGAGATCTTTGTTGAAATCCTGCCAAAAGATGTGTTCATCGACTACCTGCGCGTAAAGGGTAAGGAAGGTGCAATGAACAAGTTCCCACGTGTGATGAAAGGTGATAAATTGAAAGATTGGGAGAACTTTCTGGCATCCAGGCTGAAGTCAGTGTAA
- a CDS encoding LysE family translocator, whose product MTSAFLSAVFSGVALGLVLSVSVGPVIFAIIKYSVNNGFKAGISFALGVSFSDIFYVLLGNLATAFFLDLKEYNKPIGIVGGSLLICMGLYGLLFKKVKISTGDEKPEMFRTHDYLKIWLAGFLMNSLNPGVILFWLGICVSNSPHTTGHKIITYGVCLVWVLSTDILKVFVADKIRHKLTLTNVKWLNKISGASMIVFGVLLLYQMVFNVSALGH is encoded by the coding sequence ATGACATCTGCTTTCTTATCAGCGGTCTTCTCCGGAGTGGCACTTGGACTGGTTTTATCCGTATCTGTCGGCCCCGTCATCTTCGCGATAATAAAATATAGTGTAAATAACGGCTTCAAGGCTGGGATCAGTTTTGCGCTGGGTGTATCATTCAGTGATATATTTTATGTGCTGCTGGGGAATCTGGCCACAGCGTTTTTTCTGGATCTGAAGGAATATAATAAACCTATTGGTATTGTTGGTGGGAGTTTACTGATTTGTATGGGGCTATATGGCCTTCTGTTCAAAAAGGTGAAGATCAGTACCGGCGATGAAAAGCCGGAGATGTTCCGGACCCATGATTATTTAAAGATCTGGCTGGCAGGATTCCTGATGAATTCCCTGAATCCCGGTGTAATACTATTCTGGTTGGGTATCTGTGTTTCGAATAGTCCGCACACGACGGGGCATAAGATTATTACTTACGGAGTATGCCTGGTATGGGTGTTATCTACAGATATATTGAAGGTATTTGTGGCGGATAAGATCAGGCATAAGCTGACCCTGACGAATGTAAAGTGGTTGAATAAGATATCCGGGGCGAGTATGATTGTGTTTGGAGTGCTGTTGTTGTATCAAATGGTATTTAATGTAAGTGCCCTGGGCCATTAA
- a CDS encoding 2-oxoacid:ferredoxin oxidoreductase subunit beta, with product MSTATIAPQALTAKDFATDQEVRWCPGCGDYSILKQVQTIMPGLGIPKENIVIVSGIGCSSRFPYYMNTYGMHSIHGRATAIASGLKAVRPELSVWIVTGDGDGLSIGGNHTIHLLRRNFDVNVMLFNNQIYGLTKGQYSPTSETSKVTKSTPYGSIDHPFNPMALALGADASFIARSMDRDPKHLQEMLKRSHAHKGASFLEIYQNCNIFNDGAFEVFTEKSSKAEQAIFVEQGQPLVFGAQKNKGIRLDGLKPVVVELGAEYSADDLWIHDEHDFYKAQILTRMFDDPRIEGHFPRPFGVFYQGFRPTYEEQLNFQVEDAFSKRGPGDLDKLLAGKETWTIK from the coding sequence ATGTCAACAGCAACTATAGCTCCGCAGGCGTTAACGGCGAAGGATTTTGCAACGGACCAGGAAGTACGCTGGTGCCCGGGTTGCGGAGATTATTCTATATTGAAACAGGTGCAGACCATTATGCCTGGATTGGGCATACCGAAAGAGAACATCGTGATCGTTTCCGGTATTGGCTGTTCATCCCGTTTTCCATACTATATGAATACCTACGGCATGCACTCCATCCATGGCCGTGCTACTGCGATCGCATCTGGTCTTAAAGCCGTGCGTCCTGAGCTGAGTGTGTGGATTGTGACTGGTGATGGTGATGGTTTGTCCATCGGTGGTAACCACACGATTCACCTGCTGCGCCGTAACTTTGATGTCAATGTAATGCTGTTCAACAACCAGATCTATGGTCTGACCAAAGGACAGTACTCCCCTACTTCTGAAACCAGCAAGGTGACGAAGTCTACACCTTATGGCAGTATTGACCATCCGTTCAACCCAATGGCGCTGGCGCTGGGTGCTGATGCGTCTTTCATTGCCAGAAGTATGGACCGCGATCCTAAACACCTGCAGGAAATGCTGAAACGCAGCCATGCGCATAAAGGTGCTTCTTTCCTCGAGATCTATCAGAACTGTAACATCTTTAATGATGGCGCTTTTGAAGTGTTTACGGAGAAGTCAAGCAAGGCTGAGCAGGCCATCTTTGTAGAGCAGGGACAGCCGTTGGTATTTGGTGCACAGAAGAACAAGGGTATCCGTCTGGATGGATTGAAACCTGTGGTAGTTGAGCTGGGTGCTGAGTATAGTGCAGATGACCTGTGGATCCATGATGAGCATGATTTCTATAAGGCACAGATATTGACCCGTATGTTCGACGATCCGCGTATTGAAGGACATTTCCCACGTCCATTCGGCGTGTTTTATCAAGGGTTCCGTCCTACTTATGAGGAGCAATTAAATTTCCAGGTAGAGGATGCATTTAGCAAGAGAGGTCCTGGGGATTTGGATAAGTTGCTGGCTGGTAAGGAAACATGGACAATTAAATAA